Genomic segment of Candidatus Methanoperedens sp.:
CCAAGGCGAGAATAGGTCATTTTGTGGAGGCTGAGATCCTTGAAGCCCTCGGTGTCGACATGGTGGATGAGTCAGAAGTGCTCACGCCCGCTGATGAGGCGTTCCATATAGACAAGATAAGGTTCACGATACCTTTCGTATGCGGCGCCCGCGACCTTGGCGAAGCACTTCGGCGGATAAACGAAGGTGCTGCCATGATCAGGACAAAGGGTGAAGCGGGAACCGGCGATGTGAAAGAGGCAGTGAAGCATATGCGGGCGATAATGGGCATGATCCGGGAACTCAAAGGCAAGAGCTCAGGGGAACTCACTGTCGTGGCACGGAAAATAGAAGCCCCGATCGAGCTTGTGAAAGAGACCGCAGAATTGCAGAGGCTTCCCGTAGTGAACTTTGCGGCCGGAGGCATAGCCACACCCGCGGATGCGGCATTGATGATGCGTCTGGGTGCGGATGGCGTTTTTGTGGGTTCCGGGATATTCAAATCCGAAAATCCCGAGAAGATGGCAAAGGCTATCGTAGAAGCGGTGAACAATTATGATAATCCAGCCGTTCTTGCACAGATATCAAAGGGGGTCGGCGGGGCTATGAAAGGGATCGATATCAGGAGCCTGACAGAAAAGGAAGTGCTGCAGGCCAGAGGATAGTAAAGTTTACTTTCTATATTATTCATCGCTAAGTTCTGGAGGTTCAGCCCCCAGATTTTCCGGGCGCTGGATGATGGCTGTGAGTATTCCGATACCTTTCGTATTTTTATTTAGAA
This window contains:
- the pdxS gene encoding pyridoxal 5'-phosphate synthase lyase subunit PdxS; translation: MELENLRHGTELIKRGFAGMQKGGVIMDVTNPQEARIAEMAGAVAVMALHAVPADIRKAGGVARMADPQVISEIIESVTIPVMAKARIGHFVEAEILEALGVDMVDESEVLTPADEAFHIDKIRFTIPFVCGARDLGEALRRINEGAAMIRTKGEAGTGDVKEAVKHMRAIMGMIRELKGKSSGELTVVARKIEAPIELVKETAELQRLPVVNFAAGGIATPADAALMMRLGADGVFVGSGIFKSENPEKMAKAIVEAVNNYDNPAVLAQISKGVGGAMKGIDIRSLTEKEVLQARG